The segment CCCGAAGTCAGGCGCAGCCCGACGAGCCCGCTCACGATGAGCGCGATGCACAGGAGGCGCAGCGGGTCGCGGGACTCGCCCATGAAAAGAATGCCCACAATAACCGACCCCACGGCGCCGATGCCGGTCCAGACGGCGTACGCGGTCCCCAAGGGAAGCGAGCGCATCGCGTAGCTGAGCAGGCCGAAGCTGGCCAGCATGAGAACGATGGTGGCCACGCTGGGCCCGAGGCGGGTGAAGCCTTCCGACAGTTTCATGAACGTCGCCCACCCCACCTCCAGCAACCCAGCCACCACCAGCGCCACCCAGGCCAATCCGCCGCTCCCCCTTCGCAATGGCTGCTCGTACCATTTTAGCGCAAGCAGGCAGGCGTCAACAGATTACCGTTTAATCTTCCCAGCGCCAGTGGCGGCCGATGAGTTTAAGAAAGCGGCTTGGTTCGCGAGGGCTGCACCCGCCTGACGGGTAGATGACGTACCGGTGGCCCGTCAAGAAGAGGCGCCGCTTGGCCCGGGTCACGGCGACGTAGAACACGCGGACCTCCTCGTCGAGACGGCCGGATGCCAAAGCTCTGGCCGACGGAAACTCGCGTTCGCACAGGCCCGGTACGAACACCACGTCGAACTCGAGGCCCTTCGACTGGTGGACCGTCAGCAGCCGCACGCCGCCTTCCTCCGGTTCCAGCAAGTCCACGTTGCTCATCAGCGCCGCCGACTGGACGAGCATCTCCAGCGCCGCCCGCGGCGTCAGCTCGGGATCGTCCTTTCGCCGGAAAACGTCCAGCAAACGCTCCAAGTTGGCCTTCCGCCTGGGCTCGCGAGCATAGAACGCGGCCAGCCCCGACGTTTCCAGGGCATACTTCAGCACCTCGTACGGGCGGTCCACGCCCACCCGCTCCCGCAGGGTCTGCACCCGCCGCGCCACGGCCTCGAACTGCGCCCGGAAGCGGCTCACCACTTCCCTGCGGGCCTCCGCGCCGTTACGGACAAGGGGGATCAGGTAAGTCAAGAGCTCGCGCGTGGCTTCGACGTCCTCGTATGCTTTGTGCGCCTGTCGCGGCGTCAGTGCCAGCGTTTCAACCAGCTCTTCCAGCGCATAGCTTTCCGCCTGCACGAACCGGCGAGCCATCTCCCACGTGTCGGCCCACTCCCAGACGGGCATTTCAACCCCTAAGCGCTCGGCTTGCCCCACCAGCATAGCCACGTCGAAGTTCACGTTGTGTCCGACCAAAAGGCTGCCCGCGGCGAAACGGGCGAATTCGGCCAGCACCTGCGCCGGATCCTCACCGTGCCGGCGCAGGAAATCGTCGCTCCAGCCGTGCACTTGCTCACTGGCGCCCACGGGCACCGTGTTTCGCAAAAACTTGTGAAAGCGCCGGGCTGGCACGCCGTTTTCCAGGCGCACGGCCGCGAGCTCC is part of the Bacillota bacterium genome and harbors:
- a CDS encoding quaternary ammonium compound-resistance protein SugE gives rise to the protein MAWVALVVAGLLEVGWATFMKLSEGFTRLGPSVATIVLMLASFGLLSYAMRSLPLGTAYAVWTGIGAVGSVIVGILFMGESRDPLRLLCIALIVSGLVGLRLTSGE